One stretch of Chryseobacterium fluminis DNA includes these proteins:
- a CDS encoding hemolysin family protein produces the protein MDSDIVRLLVALLLVLLNGFFVAAEFSIVKVRYSQIQLKAAEGNSMAKQAEHIIKHLDEYLSATQLGITLASLALGWVGESALHHVVESLFHSLNVEMAQATITTISVVTSFVLITVMHIVFGELIPKSIAIRKSESTTMATAVPLRVFYTVFKPFIWLMNLMSNTFLRLVKIHPASEQEIHSTEELQLLVKQSADSGEIEEENYEIIKNAFDFTDHSAKQIMVPRQNITSIDFEEDINEIINKIMESGYSRIPVYVNSIDNVIGILYTKEIIREFVKRKGELSHDDLKELMRDAFFVVGSKKISDLLKIFQQKKQHLAIVIDEFGGTEGIITLEDILEELVGEIQDEEDDEEKIVDKIGDDTYWVQATQPLDEINEFLPKKLPLSEESEYNSLAGFILHELEDIPEENQEFDLENYHFKILKMNNKSVEIVELVYKQPNNLNDLIDIVEV, from the coding sequence ATGGACTCGGACATAGTCAGGCTTTTGGTAGCCTTATTACTTGTATTATTAAATGGCTTTTTCGTAGCCGCAGAATTTTCAATTGTTAAAGTTCGTTACTCTCAAATCCAGCTAAAGGCAGCCGAAGGAAACTCAATGGCTAAGCAGGCTGAGCATATCATCAAGCATCTTGATGAATATCTTTCTGCCACTCAGCTCGGAATTACATTAGCCTCTCTTGCCTTAGGTTGGGTAGGGGAAAGCGCTCTTCATCATGTTGTGGAAAGTCTTTTTCATTCCCTGAACGTAGAGATGGCCCAGGCTACGATCACCACGATCTCAGTTGTTACCAGTTTTGTACTGATTACGGTTATGCATATTGTATTTGGAGAATTGATTCCTAAATCAATAGCCATCAGGAAATCGGAATCAACAACCATGGCAACCGCTGTTCCGTTGCGTGTTTTTTATACGGTTTTCAAACCATTTATCTGGTTGATGAACCTGATGTCGAATACCTTTTTGAGATTGGTTAAAATTCATCCTGCCTCAGAACAGGAGATTCACTCTACAGAAGAACTACAGCTTTTGGTAAAACAGAGTGCTGACAGTGGAGAGATTGAAGAAGAGAATTATGAGATCATCAAAAATGCATTTGATTTTACCGATCATTCCGCGAAACAGATCATGGTTCCCCGCCAGAATATCACTTCGATCGATTTTGAAGAAGATATTAATGAAATCATCAATAAAATCATGGAAAGCGGCTATTCCCGTATTCCGGTATATGTGAATTCCATTGATAATGTGATAGGAATCCTGTATACGAAAGAAATCATCCGGGAATTCGTTAAACGGAAAGGTGAGCTTAGTCACGATGATCTTAAGGAATTAATGCGGGATGCATTTTTTGTAGTGGGAAGCAAAAAGATCTCAGACTTACTGAAGATTTTCCAGCAGAAAAAGCAGCATCTTGCGATTGTTATTGATGAGTTCGGAGGTACGGAAGGTATCATTACCCTTGAAGACATTCTTGAGGAGCTGGTGGGAGAAATTCAGGATGAAGAGGATGATGAAGAAAAAATAGTTGACAAAATAGGTGATGATACTTATTGGGTTCAGGCGACGCAGCCTCTTGACGAAATCAATGAATTTCTACCGAAGAAACTGCCCCTTTCGGAAGAAAGTGAGTATAACTCATTAGCAGGCTTCATTCTTCATGAGCTTGAAGATATTCCGGAGGAAAACCAGGAGTTTGACCTTGAAAATTATCATTTCAAGATTCTGAAAATGAATAATAAGAGTGTTGAGATTGTAGAATTGGTTTATAAACAGCCAAACAATTTAAATGATCTGATTGATATCGTGGAAGTTTAA
- the atpG gene encoding ATP synthase F1 subunit gamma — translation MANLKEIRGRITSISSTMQITRAMKMVSAAKLKKAQDAIVMLRPYSEKLQEIIQNVNSSSDPDQVSIYAQKREVKRILFIAVTSNRGLAGAFNSSIVKELNAQFQNKSQYEVEVLSIGKKAYDAVRKTRTVYSNESAVFDNLNFDRVANVADAVMTSFKEGKFDEVYVIYNKFVNAATQEVTTEKVLPITMADVDDAESHVETDYIFEPNRAEILDNLIPKSIKTQIFKAVLDSVASEHGARMTAMHKATDNAQALKNDLVIFYNKARQAAITNEILEIVSGAEALKNS, via the coding sequence ATGGCAAACTTAAAAGAAATACGAGGCAGAATTACTTCAATTTCATCTACGATGCAAATTACACGTGCTATGAAGATGGTTTCGGCAGCGAAACTTAAAAAAGCACAGGATGCAATCGTGATGTTAAGACCTTATTCTGAAAAACTACAGGAGATCATCCAGAATGTAAATTCCAGCTCAGATCCTGACCAGGTTTCTATTTATGCTCAGAAAAGAGAGGTTAAAAGAATACTTTTTATTGCCGTTACTTCAAACAGAGGTTTGGCAGGTGCCTTTAACTCTTCTATTGTTAAAGAGCTGAATGCACAGTTTCAGAATAAATCACAATATGAGGTTGAAGTACTTTCTATCGGTAAAAAAGCTTACGATGCAGTAAGAAAGACCCGTACAGTATACTCAAACGAAAGTGCTGTTTTTGATAATCTGAACTTTGATAGGGTGGCTAATGTTGCAGACGCAGTAATGACCAGCTTTAAAGAAGGTAAATTTGATGAAGTGTATGTTATTTACAATAAATTTGTGAATGCAGCTACGCAGGAAGTAACGACAGAGAAAGTTCTTCCGATTACCATGGCTGACGTTGATGATGCAGAATCTCATGTAGAAACTGATTATATTTTTGAACCGAACAGAGCCGAAATCTTAGATAATCTGATTCCGAAATCTATAAAAACTCAGATTTTTAAAGCGGTTTTAGATTCAGTAGCATCAGAACACGGGGCTAGAATGACTGCGATGCATAAAGCAACGGATAATGCTCAGGCTCTTAAAAATGATCTTGTCATTTTCTATAACAAAGCAAGACAGGCAGCTATTACAAACGAAATCCTGGAAATCGTTTCAGGAGCAGAAGCTTTAAAAAATTCATAA
- the atpA gene encoding F0F1 ATP synthase subunit alpha → MAEINPAEVSAILKQQLANFDTQSNVEEVGTVLTIGDGIARVYGLENVQYGELVKFSSDVEGIVLNLEEDNVGVALLGESKLVKEGDTVRRTNRISSIKVGEGMLGRVVDTLGNPIDGKGPITGDLYEMPLERKAPGVIFRQPVTEPLQTGIVAIDSMIPVGRGQRELIIGDRQTGKTTVAIDTIINQREFFDAGNPVYCIYVAIGQKASTVAQIVKTLSDKGALAYTVIVAANASDPVPMQVYSAMAGASIGEFFRDTGRPALIVYDDLSKQAVAYRELSLLLRRPPGREAYPGDVFYLHSRLLERAAKVIADDKIASQMNDLPESLRPIVKGGGSLTALPIIETQAGDVSAYIPTNVISITDGQIFLESDLFNSGVRPAINVGISVSRVGGNAQIKSMKKVSGTLKLDQAQYKELEAFAKFGSDLDASTLAVISKGERNVEILKQPVNSPLPVDSQVAMIYAGTENLLRNVPIRKVKEFQIEYIEFLRSKHPDTMAAIKAGKIDDSITGVLKQAANDLASKYN, encoded by the coding sequence ATGGCAGAAATAAATCCGGCAGAAGTATCTGCGATCTTAAAACAGCAATTGGCCAACTTCGATACTCAATCAAACGTTGAGGAAGTAGGTACAGTTTTAACCATCGGTGATGGTATTGCTCGTGTATACGGGTTAGAAAACGTACAATACGGAGAGTTGGTGAAATTTTCTAGTGATGTAGAAGGTATTGTACTGAACCTTGAAGAAGACAACGTAGGGGTTGCTTTGTTAGGGGAAAGTAAATTAGTAAAAGAAGGAGATACAGTAAGAAGAACAAACAGAATCTCTTCTATCAAAGTAGGAGAAGGAATGTTAGGAAGAGTAGTGGATACTCTTGGTAACCCTATCGATGGTAAAGGTCCTATTACTGGGGATTTATACGAAATGCCACTGGAAAGAAAAGCGCCTGGAGTTATCTTCAGACAGCCGGTAACTGAGCCTTTACAGACAGGTATCGTTGCAATCGACTCTATGATCCCTGTAGGAAGAGGTCAGAGAGAGCTAATCATCGGTGACAGACAGACCGGTAAAACGACTGTTGCGATCGATACGATTATCAACCAAAGAGAATTTTTCGATGCAGGTAATCCTGTATACTGTATATATGTAGCTATCGGACAGAAAGCGTCTACGGTAGCACAAATCGTTAAAACACTTTCTGACAAAGGCGCTTTAGCCTATACAGTGATCGTTGCTGCTAACGCATCAGACCCGGTTCCGATGCAGGTATACTCTGCAATGGCAGGAGCCTCTATCGGTGAGTTCTTCAGAGACACCGGAAGACCGGCTTTGATCGTTTATGATGATTTATCCAAACAGGCGGTTGCCTACCGTGAGCTTTCCCTGCTATTGAGAAGACCACCGGGCCGTGAAGCTTATCCTGGAGACGTTTTCTATCTTCACTCAAGATTATTGGAAAGAGCGGCAAAAGTTATCGCTGATGATAAAATTGCAAGCCAGATGAATGATTTACCTGAGTCTTTAAGACCAATTGTGAAAGGAGGCGGTTCATTAACAGCACTTCCGATCATTGAAACGCAGGCAGGTGACGTTTCAGCTTATATTCCTACAAACGTAATCTCTATTACAGACGGACAGATCTTCTTGGAGTCTGATCTATTCAACTCAGGGGTACGTCCTGCGATCAACGTAGGGATCTCTGTATCAAGGGTAGGAGGTAACGCTCAGATCAAATCAATGAAAAAAGTGTCCGGTACACTTAAATTGGATCAGGCGCAGTATAAAGAACTGGAAGCATTTGCTAAATTCGGTTCTGACCTTGATGCTTCTACTTTGGCAGTAATCTCCAAAGGAGAAAGAAACGTTGAGATCCTTAAGCAGCCGGTAAACTCTCCGCTTCCTGTAGACAGCCAGGTAGCCATGATCTACGCCGGAACTGAAAACTTACTGAGAAACGTTCCTATCAGAAAAGTAAAAGAATTCCAAATCGAATATATCGAGTTCTTAAGATCTAAGCATCCTGATACCATGGCTGCTATTAAAGCCGGGAAAATCGATGATTCTATCACAGGTGTTCTTAAGCAGGCTGCTAATGATTTAGCTTCTAAATATAACTAA
- the atpH gene encoding ATP synthase F1 subunit delta, with protein sequence MLTSKVAKRYAQGLLDFTNESGQTATVFSEMKDVVKIMAESQDLNKFFNTPYIDSKKKAEVAKEIFKSLSPSSQNLITLVIRQGRENQLKNIAQEFINKVEDINGVQRITLTTATQLSKENLDQILKSTNLVNADSNYDLKLHVKPNILGGYILRVGDQLVDASVKSKLNQVKKDFQLN encoded by the coding sequence ATGCTTACATCTAAAGTAGCTAAAAGATACGCACAAGGTTTACTTGATTTCACTAATGAGTCAGGGCAAACGGCTACTGTATTTTCTGAAATGAAAGATGTAGTAAAGATCATGGCTGAATCTCAGGATTTAAACAAATTCTTTAATACGCCTTACATCGATTCTAAAAAGAAAGCAGAAGTAGCCAAGGAGATTTTCAAAAGTTTATCTCCTTCTTCACAGAATTTGATTACCTTGGTGATCAGACAGGGAAGAGAAAATCAATTGAAAAATATCGCTCAGGAGTTTATCAATAAAGTGGAAGATATCAACGGAGTACAGAGAATCACTCTTACGACAGCGACTCAGCTTTCAAAAGAAAACCTTGACCAGATTTTAAAATCTACCAACCTGGTGAATGCTGATTCCAACTACGACTTGAAATTGCACGTAAAACCAAATATTCTTGGAGGTTATATTTTGAGAGTGGGTGACCAGTTAGTAGATGCTTCAGTGAAATCTAAACTTAATCAGGTTAAAAAGGATTTCCAGTTAAACTAA
- a CDS encoding F0F1 ATP synthase subunit B, which translates to MGIIEPGIGLLFWMTLTFVILLFLLAKFAWKPIVNAVNDRETSIVDALNQAKLAKKEMEELKADNERIIREAKVERDAILKEAREIKDRIVGEAKDAAKSEGDKMIEAAKQTIDAEKNAAMADIKTQIGALSVNIAESILKQKLDNSEAQNELVQNYLNKSNLN; encoded by the coding sequence ATGGGAATTATTGAACCTGGAATTGGACTTTTGTTTTGGATGACTCTTACGTTTGTTATCCTATTGTTTCTTCTTGCAAAGTTCGCTTGGAAACCAATTGTTAATGCCGTAAACGACAGAGAAACTTCTATTGTTGATGCATTAAACCAAGCTAAACTGGCTAAAAAAGAAATGGAAGAACTTAAAGCGGATAACGAAAGAATCATTCGTGAAGCTAAAGTCGAAAGAGATGCTATCCTTAAAGAAGCTAGAGAAATTAAAGATAGAATCGTAGGGGAAGCTAAAGATGCTGCAAAATCTGAAGGAGATAAAATGATCGAAGCTGCGAAGCAAACCATCGATGCTGAGAAAAATGCTGCGATGGCAGATATCAAAACTCAGATCGGTGCTTTATCAGTAAACATTGCAGAATCTATTTTGAAGCAGAAACTGGATAACAGTGAAGCTCAAAACGAATTAGTTCAAAATTATTTAAACAAATCTAACCTTAACTAA
- a CDS encoding ATP synthase F0 subunit C: MDMSTGAGLVYVGIGLAVLGVGLGIGKIGGHAMDAIARQPEQAGKIQGAMLIAAGLIEGAGLIAIIFGAFIK, encoded by the coding sequence ATGGACATGTCAACTGGAGCAGGTTTAGTTTACGTAGGTATCGGTTTAGCAGTACTAGGTGTAGGTCTAGGTATCGGTAAAATCGGAGGTCACGCAATGGATGCTATCGCGAGACAGCCAGAGCAGGCTGGTAAGATTCAGGGAGCAATGCTTATTGCTGCTGGTCTTATCGAAGGTGCTGGTCTTATTGCGATTATCTTTGGTGCTTTCATCAAGTAA
- the atpB gene encoding F0F1 ATP synthase subunit A → MNRKISSLFFAFLFMFMSSLASAQHESEGEKSAEKVEHKEAGESFNATKMIMEHIGDSNEWHLWTTKDDSGEEHHVSVPLPVIIKDNAGWHTFLSSSIAHGHEHVGYTLEEGQVVSTKGTEKATLFSIISGKQKADQVFFDLSITKNAASMLLSVIFMAVIFIGMARNYKKSQLPKGAGKLLEPVIVFIRDEVAIPNIGSVKYKRYMPYLLTAFFFIWFNNLFGLIPFFPFGANLTGNIAITAVLAIITLLITLFSANKDYWKHIFMPPVPLLLYPIMVPIEIIGIFTKPFALMMRLFANVTAGHIMILAIISLIFIFKSPLLGFASVPLALFVSVLELLVAALQAYIFTVLSALFIGIAVAEHEHEHGHEEHAH, encoded by the coding sequence ATGAACAGAAAAATTTCTTCATTATTTTTCGCATTTTTATTTATGTTTATGAGCAGTTTAGCGAGTGCACAGCATGAATCGGAGGGTGAGAAATCAGCTGAAAAAGTAGAGCACAAAGAAGCAGGAGAGAGCTTTAATGCAACCAAGATGATCATGGAACACATCGGGGATTCCAATGAATGGCATTTATGGACTACAAAGGATGACAGTGGTGAAGAGCATCACGTTTCTGTTCCGTTGCCTGTTATTATTAAAGATAATGCGGGTTGGCATACTTTTCTTTCCAGCAGTATTGCTCACGGTCATGAACATGTCGGGTATACGTTAGAAGAAGGTCAGGTGGTTTCTACTAAAGGAACTGAAAAAGCAACGTTATTTTCAATCATCAGCGGAAAGCAAAAAGCAGATCAGGTATTTTTTGATCTATCCATTACCAAAAATGCAGCTTCCATGTTGTTGTCAGTGATTTTTATGGCGGTTATCTTTATCGGAATGGCCAGAAACTATAAAAAATCTCAACTGCCGAAAGGTGCCGGGAAATTATTGGAGCCTGTTATCGTATTTATCAGAGACGAAGTGGCCATTCCAAACATTGGTTCGGTTAAATATAAAAGATATATGCCTTATTTATTAACGGCTTTCTTCTTTATCTGGTTCAACAATTTATTCGGACTGATTCCTTTCTTTCCTTTTGGAGCAAACCTTACAGGAAATATCGCCATCACTGCGGTACTGGCAATCATTACCTTATTAATTACATTATTCAGTGCCAATAAAGATTACTGGAAACATATCTTTATGCCGCCGGTTCCTCTTTTGTTGTACCCTATTATGGTACCAATCGAGATTATCGGAATCTTCACAAAGCCTTTCGCTTTAATGATGCGACTTTTCGCTAACGTTACAGCAGGACACATTATGATTTTGGCGATCATTTCACTGATCTTCATTTTCAAATCTCCGCTTTTAGGATTTGCTTCGGTACCACTGGCATTATTTGTTTCAGTACTGGAATTACTGGTAGCGGCATTACAGGCGTATATCTTCACAGTATTATCAGCATTATTTATTGGTATCGCTGTGGCGGAACACGAGCATGAGCACGGACACGAGGAGCACGCTCACTAA
- the ffh gene encoding signal recognition particle protein — protein sequence MFNSLQDKLDKALHNISGRGKITEINVAETVKEIRRALVDADVNYKVAKDLTKRVQDKALGENVLTSLTPGQLMTKIVHDELVGLMGGSQEGINLSGKPSVILIAGLQGSGKTTFSGKLANYLKTKRNKKPLLVACDVYRPAAIDQLKVLGGQIGVPVFTEEGSTNPSTIAENAISFAKSNGHDVVIVDTAGRLAIDEQMMNEIKSVHYFIKPNETLFVVDSMTGQDAVNTAKAFNEALNFDGVVLTKLDGDTRGGAALTIRSVVEKPIKFISTGEKMEALDLFYPERMADRILGMGDVVSLVERAQEQFDEEEAKKLHKKIAKNEFGFDDFLKQINQIKKMGNMKDLMGMIPGVGKAIKDVEISDDAFKHIEAIIYSMTPDERRRPSIINTQRKSRIAKGAGRKVEDVNQLMKQFDQMGKMMKMMQGPQGKQMMQMMSKMPNMPGMGGMFGK from the coding sequence ATGTTTAATAGTTTACAGGATAAATTAGACAAAGCGCTTCATAATATTTCAGGAAGAGGAAAAATCACGGAAATCAACGTTGCGGAAACCGTAAAAGAGATTCGTAGAGCATTGGTGGATGCCGATGTTAATTATAAAGTGGCTAAAGATCTTACCAAGAGAGTCCAGGATAAAGCATTGGGAGAAAATGTTCTTACTTCGCTTACCCCGGGACAGTTAATGACAAAAATTGTTCATGACGAGTTGGTAGGCCTTATGGGAGGTTCCCAGGAAGGCATCAATCTTTCAGGAAAGCCTTCTGTAATTCTTATTGCGGGACTTCAGGGTTCCGGGAAGACCACTTTCTCCGGAAAGCTGGCCAATTATTTAAAAACAAAAAGAAATAAAAAACCTCTTTTGGTAGCGTGTGACGTTTACCGTCCGGCTGCGATCGACCAGCTGAAAGTACTGGGAGGCCAGATCGGGGTTCCTGTTTTCACAGAAGAAGGTTCTACCAATCCTTCCACTATTGCGGAGAATGCGATCAGTTTTGCAAAATCAAACGGTCACGATGTCGTGATTGTGGATACTGCGGGACGTTTGGCCATAGATGAGCAGATGATGAACGAAATCAAATCGGTTCATTATTTTATCAAGCCAAACGAGACGCTTTTCGTTGTGGATTCCATGACAGGTCAGGATGCCGTGAATACAGCAAAAGCATTTAACGAAGCTTTGAATTTTGACGGTGTTGTTTTAACCAAATTAGACGGTGATACCCGTGGTGGTGCGGCGCTGACGATCCGTTCTGTAGTTGAAAAGCCGATCAAGTTTATTTCTACAGGTGAGAAAATGGAAGCTTTGGATCTTTTTTATCCGGAAAGGATGGCAGACAGGATTCTGGGAATGGGAGATGTTGTTTCCCTGGTAGAAAGAGCTCAGGAACAGTTTGACGAAGAGGAAGCTAAGAAACTTCATAAGAAAATTGCTAAAAACGAATTCGGTTTCGATGATTTCTTAAAACAAATTAATCAGATCAAGAAAATGGGTAACATGAAGGATCTGATGGGAATGATCCCCGGAGTGGGCAAAGCAATCAAAGACGTGGAAATCAGTGATGATGCTTTCAAACACATTGAGGCGATCATCTATTCTATGACACCGGATGAAAGAAGAAGACCTTCTATTATCAATACCCAGAGAAAAAGCAGAATTGCAAAAGGTGCCGGAAGAAAAGTGGAAGATGTAAACCAACTGATGAAACAGTTTGATCAGATGGGTAAAATGATGAAGATGATGCAGGGACCTCAGGGAAAACAAATGATGCAGATGATGAGCAAAATGCCAAATATGCCCGGAATGGGAGGAATGTTTGGAAAATAA
- a CDS encoding outer membrane beta-barrel protein, whose protein sequence is MKKLLLAGAVALFGLSNAQMTKGDWVISGNTGLGFNNTTTTVKVGSQSADGPKTNIFSVSPSAGYFVIDGLAVGIDLGYMSTTTKYEGNKTTNSTFSAMPTATYYFMNSSKLVPFLGAGIGYASNKTKVNITNGGTIFDPLLMQDEVTTDGLAWKVKGGVTYMATPSLGINLGVSYDQFSNKETIMNTDVKTNVKTFGVNVGFSYFIKAKAQKGDK, encoded by the coding sequence ATGAAAAAACTATTATTAGCGGGTGCTGTTGCACTTTTCGGATTATCAAATGCCCAGATGACAAAAGGGGACTGGGTTATAAGCGGAAACACAGGGTTGGGTTTTAATAACACAACCACGACTGTAAAAGTAGGAAGCCAGTCTGCAGACGGGCCGAAAACAAATATCTTTTCAGTTTCTCCTTCAGCAGGGTATTTCGTTATTGACGGATTGGCAGTAGGGATCGATTTGGGTTATATGAGTACGACGACCAAATATGAAGGAAATAAAACGACCAATTCTACTTTTTCTGCCATGCCTACGGCCACCTATTATTTCATGAATTCCAGTAAGCTGGTGCCTTTTTTAGGAGCAGGAATAGGGTATGCTTCCAATAAAACAAAAGTGAACATAACTAACGGAGGAACTATTTTTGATCCTTTACTGATGCAGGATGAAGTGACGACAGACGGTCTTGCCTGGAAAGTGAAAGGAGGAGTAACGTACATGGCTACACCGTCTCTGGGAATTAACCTTGGAGTTTCTTATGACCAGTTTTCAAATAAGGAAACCATCATGAATACGGATGTAAAAACCAATGTAAAAACTTTTGGGGTGAATGTAGGTTTTTCCTATTTTATCAAAGCTAAAGCTCAGAAAGGAGATAAATAA
- a CDS encoding outer membrane protein produces MKKFKLACAIVLFGLSNAQIQKGTGYLSGTINYTQQEDKNIDLTEKNFKVIPTAGLFVAPNLAVGAGLGYINRRTEHNYDSSYGSFVNFFDYTGKTNAVAVAPFIRKYWNLSDKLYFFGQLEIPMEFGKINQDAIVTTMDGTSGFISVQTLSVERKYTSVEVNVKPGLDFFFSKNWSVEATVGEFGYRNFKYKNEDDTDRKNYKAGLNLSAVSFGVKYVFAK; encoded by the coding sequence ATGAAAAAATTTAAGTTAGCCTGTGCCATCGTACTTTTCGGGCTTTCCAATGCCCAGATCCAAAAAGGAACAGGATACCTATCCGGGACCATAAATTATACTCAGCAGGAAGATAAAAACATAGATCTCACTGAAAAAAACTTTAAAGTAATCCCGACAGCCGGTCTGTTTGTAGCACCAAATCTGGCGGTAGGAGCAGGGCTAGGGTATATCAACAGGAGAACTGAACATAACTATGATAGCTCTTACGGTTCTTTCGTCAATTTTTTCGACTATACCGGAAAAACAAATGCCGTTGCGGTAGCTCCGTTTATCAGAAAATACTGGAATTTATCAGATAAATTATACTTTTTCGGACAACTTGAAATCCCGATGGAATTCGGAAAAATAAACCAGGATGCCATCGTCACTACTATGGACGGAACGTCCGGATTTATATCAGTACAGACCTTATCCGTTGAAAGAAAATATACTTCAGTGGAAGTGAATGTAAAACCGGGTTTGGATTTTTTTTTTAGCAAAAACTGGTCTGTCGAAGCAACAGTGGGTGAATTCGGATACAGAAATTTTAAGTATAAGAATGAAGACGATACAGACCGTAAAAACTATAAAGCCGGTCTGAACTTATCGGCGGTCTCCTTTGGGGTAAAATATGTATTTGCGAAATAA
- a CDS encoding outer membrane protein — protein sequence MKKVLLAGAVALFGLSNAQIAQGTVYLSGSVGYSQQETNNGNNKTENFNVLPTVGYFVAPNVAIGLGIGYQTQKDTNITTTQLGGTTIVTTNEVKEPAFVVAPFVRKYWTLSDKLFIFGQLAVPMQFGKTEIENSTVATTGATTSTNSTSTEAKYTQVGVTVKPGLDYFLNKNWSIEATIGEFGYNNYKPKDGEATNNYSFGLNLSSVTFGVKYVFAK from the coding sequence ATGAAAAAAGTATTATTAGCGGGTGCTGTTGCACTTTTCGGTTTATCAAATGCTCAGATTGCTCAGGGGACTGTATATTTATCAGGATCTGTTGGATATTCTCAACAAGAGACAAACAACGGGAACAATAAAACGGAAAACTTCAATGTATTACCGACTGTTGGATATTTCGTAGCTCCAAACGTAGCAATCGGTTTAGGAATCGGATACCAGACGCAAAAAGATACAAATATTACAACAACACAATTAGGTGGTACTACTATCGTTACTACTAACGAGGTGAAAGAGCCTGCTTTCGTTGTTGCTCCTTTCGTAAGAAAATACTGGACTTTAAGCGATAAATTATTTATTTTCGGACAATTGGCAGTGCCAATGCAGTTTGGAAAAACTGAAATTGAAAACAGTACAGTAGCTACTACAGGTGCTACAACGTCTACCAATTCAACTTCTACAGAAGCTAAATATACTCAGGTAGGGGTAACAGTAAAACCAGGTTTGGATTATTTCCTAAACAAAAACTGGTCTATTGAAGCGACTATCGGTGAGTTTGGTTATAACAACTACAAGCCAAAAGACGGTGAGGCTACAAATAACTACAGCTTCGGCTTGAACTTATCTTCAGTAACTTTCGGAGTTAAGTATGTTTTCGCTAAATAA
- a CDS encoding porin family protein — MKKILLLAAVAVMGISLNAQEFKFGPKAGYSLSMLKIEGEGESYKFDSKSTFYAGILAEYKISDKFAVQGEVLYSPLGGKQEEAVSYTEMGVTVTGTQKSDWKFGTVQIPVSAKYYATENLAFGLGLNVGIVTSAKVEVSATVSGSALGQSFSETTGSTEDVKDNINTLNLAPFIGAEYTLENGLFFDARYNLGVSNLIKNPEGNETLKNSFFQIGVGFKFGGN, encoded by the coding sequence ATGAAGAAAATTCTACTTCTGGCAGCTGTTGCTGTAATGGGAATTTCGTTAAACGCACAGGAATTTAAATTCGGACCTAAAGCAGGTTACTCTTTATCAATGCTTAAAATAGAAGGCGAGGGAGAGTCTTATAAATTCGATTCAAAATCAACTTTTTACGCAGGAATTTTAGCTGAATATAAAATCAGTGATAAATTTGCAGTACAGGGTGAAGTTCTTTATTCTCCACTTGGAGGAAAGCAGGAAGAAGCTGTTTCTTATACTGAAATGGGGGTTACCGTAACGGGAACTCAAAAATCAGACTGGAAATTCGGAACGGTACAGATTCCTGTGAGTGCTAAATATTATGCGACAGAAAATTTGGCTTTTGGTTTAGGTCTTAACGTGGGGATTGTTACTTCTGCAAAAGTGGAGGTTTCTGCTACGGTATCAGGATCAGCACTGGGACAGTCTTTCTCTGAAACCACCGGCTCTACTGAAGATGTGAAGGATAATATCAATACGTTGAACCTTGCGCCATTTATTGGTGCAGAGTATACATTGGAAAACGGATTGTTTTTTGATGCAAGATATAACTTAGGTGTTTCAAATCTTATTAAGAACCCGGAAGGCAACGAAACCTTAAAAAACAGCTTTTTCCAGATCGGAGTAGGCTTTAAGTTCGGAGGCAACTAA